CGCTCTGGCCCGCGGGGCGAGGGTATTGGGGGAGACGAGATATGCCGATGCCGCGGAAAGGGCTGTCCGCTTCATCCTTCAGAAGATGCGCCGGGAAGACGGGAGGCTCCTGGCCCGGTACCGGGACGGAGAGGCGGCCATTCCGGCCTATCTGGACGATTACGCCTTTCTCGCCTGGGGGCTGATGGAGCTGTACGAAGCCACCCTGCGGATCGATTATCTGCGCCGCGCGGCGGATCTCACCCGGGAGATGATCCGTTTGTTCGGGGATAAAGAGGAGGGGGGATTTTTCTTCTACGGTTCGGACGGGGAGAAGCTGCTCACCCGCCCCAAGGAGATCTACGACGGGGCCACTCCTTCCGGGAATTCGGTGGCGGCGTACAACCTGATCCGGTTGGCCCGGCTGCTGGCCGATCCCCGGTTGGAAAAGGAGGCGGAACGGCAGCTTACGGCCTTTGCCGGCACGATCCGGCAGGCGCCGGTGGCCCACACCTTTTTCCTGACGGCGGTGCAGTTCGCCCTGGGGCCGACCTGGGAGATCGTGGTGGCCGGTGGTCCTAAGCAGGCGGACACCCGGCAAATGCTGGACGTGGTGGGGCGGTTGTTTTTGCCGGAGGCGGTATGGGTATACCGCCCCGAAGGACCCGCAGCGACGGAGGTGGAGAAGCTCATCCCCTATGTCCGGGAGCACCGGGCCCTGGGCGGAAAAGCCGCCGCCTACGTCTGCCAAAATTATGCCTGCCGGGCGCCTGTGACGAATCCGGAGGCGCTGCGGGAAGTCCTTGAAAAACGGGAGTAAGGACGGCGGTCCCGGTTTCCGAAGGAAACCGGGATTTTCGTTGCCGATTCGGGATCATTCGGAGCCGGCGAGCTCTTTCCAAATCCGGAAAGGTTCCAGATACCCTTCGACAGGGACGGTATGAAAGGGAATGGAGCGTTCTTCGGGCGGTTTCCGGATGTCTTCATGATAGTGCGCGAGGCCGTCGGGATAACCGGCCTGCAGCAATTCCCGCGTGGAACAGGCCACATAGACGGCTTCGATCCCCGTCCAGTAGATGGCGGCGGTGCACATGGGACAAGGTTCGCCGCTGGCGTACATGATCGTCCCGTCGAGCCCGCTCGCCTGCAAACGGCGGCACGCTTGCCGAATGGCCTGGATCTCCGCGTGGGCGGTGGGATCCCTCAACGCGGTCACCTCGTTGACGCCCCGGCCGATCACCTCCCCGTTCTTCACGATGATGGCGGCGAAGGGGCCGCCGCGGCCGCTGCGGACGTTTTCGGAGGCCATGTTGACCGCCTGTTTCAACCAGTGGCGATGATCCATGTCGGTTCCCCCATTTCGTTGACATGTGGGCTTATTGGTCATTTTATCCAATGTGGACAAGCTTGTAAATTTTCGTTGCCGGGTCCGATCGTCGCGGGTTCAAAGCGGCTCCCGGCGGTGACAACGGATGGACCTCGCCGTTTATTGGAATGATAAAAGCCCGGAGAGGAAAAAATTTCTGTTTATGTGAAACCATTTGGTTTTATATAATCAAAACGAAACCAAATGGTTTCATATTTAATCGGATCGGGAGGGTTTAAAATGGAAAATCAACGCAAATTGCCGGCGATTCGCCAGACCGTGCTCTTAAACGCCCCCATTGATCGGGTATGGAAAGCCGTTTCCACTTCGGAGGGCATCGCCGCCTGGTTCATGCCCAATGATTTTCAACCGGAAGTGGGCAGCACCTTCACATTGCAGACGCCCTTCGGCCCGTTGCCGTGCGAGGTGTTGGAGTTGGATCCGCCACATCGGCTGGTCTTCTCCTGGGATACGTCCGGGTGGCGCGTCACCTTTGAATTGAAGGAACGGGGAGGGCAGACGGAGTTTACCCTTGTCCATGACGGGTGGGGTGCCCCGGAAGAGATCATTCCGAAAGGGCGGGACACGAATGCGGCCATCCGCGATCGGATGGACCATGGTTGGAAGGAGATCGTGCAGGTTCGTCTGCGCAACTACGTGGAAGGGTAATTCTTTTCCTGTCGCGGACGAGATCCGCTCTCCGCTTTTTCTGCAGGGTCGTTTATTATGGTAAGGGACGGGTCATGGGGACCTCCGCACGGATTGTTCCGGATTCGGGCCGACAAGGAAGGAAAGGCAGGGGAAGCAGCATGACCACTTCCACCAAGCACGATGTGTTTCAGGCGATCGCCGACCCCACCCGGCGGCAGATCCTGAAACTGCTGGCGGAACAGGAGATGCCCGTCACCAGGATTGCCGGTCACTTCCCCGTGAGCCGCACGGCCGTATCCAAACACCTGCGCGTTTTGTCGGAGGCGGGATTGGTCACGGAAAGAAAAGAGGGGCGGGAAAAACGGTACCGCCTTCGATCGGAGCCCCTTCTGGAACTGAAGGAGTGGCTCTCCTATTTCGAAGGGTTCTGGGAGGACCGACTGGCCCGGCTGAAGGACATGGTCGAATCCGACGGGGATTAAAAGAAGAAGGGATGGAGTCGACGGAGAGCTGTTTTAAAAGCCAAGAAGCGCGGGCGTACGAATTTTCCGCCGGGTGAAGGACTCTTACCGCCGGCCGGACGCGTCCCGGAGCAGGGAGGGGGGTGTGCCTTGCGCACACCCCCCTTTGGTATGGATAAGGACATCCCGCGGACTTTACCCGCGGGATCCGTCGGTGCCGGATCGCTGCTTTAGACGGACAAGGGAATGCCCTTTCCCTGGTCGCCGGAGGAGCGCTTGGTTTCCTCCAGGGTCTTTCGCACCCTTTCCCTGAGGGGGGGCCGCAGGGTCTGCATGATCCATTCCAGAAACAGCTCCCGCTTTTCTTCGCCGGTCAGAAAATAGCGATCCCCGGCCGTTTCGCGGGCCCGTTTCGTCACTTCCTGCAGGGTGAGGGCGGCCGCCACGGAAATGTTGAAACTTTGCACGAAGCCCACCATGGGGATGTAAAATTTCTGATCCGCCAGTTCGGCCGCTTCCTCCGAGATTCCCCGGTGCTCGTTGCCGAAAAGCAACACGGTAGGCCTGGAGAGGTCGATTTCCCCGATCGGGACCGCATCGCCCCCGAGGTATGTGACGCAGATCTGGTATCCCTCCGACCTCAGCTCCCCAACCGCGCTCCGAAGGTCCGGGTGCTTTTTGATCGTCAGCCATTTATGGGATCCTTGGGTGATCTTTTTGTTGGGGTGAAAGGGTTTGTCCCCCTCGACGACGGAGATGTTCTGCACCCCGAAGGCATCCGCCGTCCGCAGAACGGCTGCCTGGTTGTGTCCGTCATCGATCGCTTCGAGCAAAACGGAAATGTATCGGGTCCGTTGATTCAACACCCGATGCAGGCGCATCAAGCGTTCGGGCAGGATCATATCCGAGATCCAACGCTCTTCTTCCCTAAGCAGACCGGTATGAATCAGCCTTTGAATAAACTCCTCAGATCTTGCGGTTTCCCGCGCAGACGGTCGCAACTTCTATCCCCCTCTCCGCCCAAGGTAGTGATGACTGATCGGGTCGAATAGAAGCGTGATCACTGATACTTTACCACGTTTTCATCCCGATTTCTTCCACATGAATTTTACATTTTTTTCAAGATGGAGGCATGCGCTGAACTCTTTAGGGCCAGGTGCCATTATGGCATATCTTTGAGATCTTTTTCAAAGGGAATGCCACAGAAATCTGTGAGAAATTTGCCAATCATGGTACCATGGATCTGTCGCTGAGAAAAATTTGAAAAGGAGGGGATCGCGGCGATGAGTCGGGACTCAGGCAATGCGAGCACTTTGATCGATTTGTTGGGAATCGAACCGGTGGAGCTTTCGCCGGATCGGGTGGTGATGAAGATGCCCGTCGATTCCCGCCATCATCAGCCCTACGGCCTTCTCCACGGGGGAGCGTCGGTGGTTCTGGCCGAAACGGCGGCCAGCTACGGAGCCTATCTGAACTGTGATCCGGAGAAGGAGTATGTGGTCGGACTGGAGATCAACGCCAATCATGTCCGTTCCAAGCGGGACGGAACCGTGACCGCCGAGGCGACGCCCCTTCACAAGGGTCGGTCGACGATGGTGTGGGATATCCGGATCTGCGATGAGGCGGGAAGGCTGATCTGCATTTCCCGCTGCACCGTGGCGGTCGTGCCGAGATCGTCCGGCGGAGAAGGAAAGGATTAGGCGTATCCCTGAGAAACATCGGTATAGGAAAGCGCATAGGGTATTGTAACCATCATTTTTCTGTTGTATATTAAACAAGGCAAAACTATCAATTATATCCATTTCAGTCAATTTAGGATGACTTGAACGACCCCTCGCTGTTCGCGCGATTTTCAGAATCGTTTGGAGGGAAGAGCCCCGTTATGTGCGGATTTGTTGCCTTGCTTCATAAGAAACAAGTGCCTGTCGAAATCGAAACCGTCAAAAAAATGACGAGGGTTGTCCTCCATCGGGGACCGGACAGCGAGGGCTTTCATCTGGATAAACGGGTCGGTCTGGGATTTCGACGGTTGAGCATCATCGATCTGGAAAAGGGAGAACAGCCCCTGTGCAACGAAACCGGGGAGATTTGGATCGTTTTCAACGGGGAGATCTACAATTATCAGGAGCTGCGGGATTGGCTGGAGCAAAAGGGACACCGGTTCAAAACGGATTCGGACACGGAAACGATCCTCCACCTTTACGAAGAGATGGGCATGGATTGTCCGCGGTTTCTGAGAGGGATGTTCGGATTTGTCATCTGGGACGGACAAAAGGATCTGCTGTTCGGGGCCAGGGATCATTTCGGGATCAAGCCGGTTTATTGGACGGAGACCTCCGAGGCCTATGCCTTCGGTTCGGAGATCAAGTCGCTGTTGGAGCTCGACGGGGTTCCCCGGGAGGTGAATCCGGTCTCCTTCCATCGCTACCTCACTTTCCAGTATGTTCCCGACCCGGACACGATGTTTCAAGGGATACACAAGATTCCCCCCGCCCATCGATTCCTGGTGGAAAAGGACAAGTTGACCGTCGCTCCCTATTGGACCGCGCAGTTTCTACCGGAACGGGATCACACCATTTCCTACCATGTCGAAAAGACGAAGGAGGCATTGGCGGAGTCCGTCGCCAAACACCGGGGCAGCGACGTGCCGCGGGGGGCCTTCTTGTCCAGCGGCGTGGATTCCTCCGCGATCGCCGCCCTTCTGAGCAGGCATGAAGAGGTGAAAACCTTCACCGTCGGGTTTGACGTGGGCGGATACAGCGAGCTGGAAATCGCCCGCCGGACCGCCTCCAAACTGGGGACGGATCACCATGAATTGTTGGTGAGCTCCCGTCGGTATTTGGAGGAACTTCCCCGCCTCGTCTGGCATCAGGACGAACCCGTGGCCGATCCCTCGGCCATCGCTCTGTACTTCGTCGCCCAGCTGGCCAGCCGCCATGTGACGGTGGTTCTCTCCGGGGAAGGGGCGGATGAATTTTTCGGGGGATACAACATCTACCGGGAGCCGGAGGCGCTCCGGATGTTTTCCCGCATCCCCCGCTCCCTCCGCGGGGAGCTGGGGAAGATGGCCGCCCGCCTGCCGCGGGGCATGAAGGGGCGCGGCTTTCTTCTTCGCGGTTCCAAAACGGTGGAGGAGCGGTATTTCGGCAACGCCTTCATTTTCGACGAAGATCTGAAAGAAAGAATCGTTGCGGATTCCACCGCCCTCAAGGATCACCATCCCTGGGAAGTGACGTGGCCCATTTATTCTCGGGTGGACGCCATGGATGACGTGACGAAGATGCAGTATTTGGACATCCACACCTGGCTGTGCGGAAACATCCTGATGAAGGCGGACAAGATGACGATGGCCAATTCCCTGGAGCTGCGGGTGCCGTTCATCGATTGCAAGGTATTTGAAGTCGCTTCGCGAATTCCCGCGGAATACAAAATCAGGGACGGAACGACCAAGTGGGTGTTGAGGGAAGCGATGAAGGATGTTCTCCCCGAGGAGATCCACTCCCGCAAAAAGCTGGGCTTTCCGGTGCCCATCCGCCACTGGTTGAGGAAGGAGTTTTACGCCTGGGCGAGGGAAAAGCTGGCGGGCGGCCGCGTGGATCATTGGATCAACAAGGCGGAGGCCGCCCGCCTGCTGGAGATGCACAAGGACGGCCGGTTCGACTACAGCAGGCAGATCTGGACGCTGTTGATCTTCATTCTGTGGCATGAGATCTACATCGAGCGGTCCGTTCGGTTTCATCCCCATGTCGGTCCTCATGTGTTTGAACGTCGTCAGAAAAACCTTCGGACCAAGACGGGTTGAGCACAAAGTCGAAGCGAGATGAAAAGTCGGTCCCCGCGGGGCCGGCTTTTTTTGCGGTGGCGTTCCCGAGCGGGGGTGCGGACTCAGACGAAGAAGAAATTGGAAAACGGACCGGGGTGAAAAAACACCTTTACCTTTGGCAGAGAGTAGATTATAATAATTATAAATAAGTTTCACGTAGCCAAAATGTTTGATGGTGATAAAAATAATAATAATCATTATCATTTAGCGTGCTACCCGTCACCGGGTAGCATGCCCGTTTCAGGGAGAGCAATAATGATTATCAATTGAAGGAGGCGGTGAACGCCGTGAACGGATTGGCCAAGACGTGTTCGGAACCGTCGGTGTTCCGTCCCGTTGAAGGACCGGAAGAAGAGCGGGAGAGTGTTTTCATACGCTACGGCGAGGGAATTGCCGCAGCCGTCTGCGGGGCGTTGACCCTGGTTGCCTGGCTGGGCGAGTCGACGTGGGGATGGGTGTCAACGCTTCTGTATGTGCTGGCGTATGTCATCGGAGGATATGCCAAGGGGAGGGAGGGGATTCTCACCCTTGCCCAGGAGCGGAAATTGGACGTCAATCTCCTGATGATCATCGCCGCGGTGGGTGCCGCGGCCATCGGCTACTGGCTGGAAGGGGCCGTGCTGATCTTTATCTTCGCCTTGAGCGGCGCCATGGAACAGGTGGCGGA
The DNA window shown above is from Planifilum fimeticola and carries:
- a CDS encoding nucleoside deaminase — protein: MDHRHWLKQAVNMASENVRSGRGGPFAAIIVKNGEVIGRGVNEVTALRDPTAHAEIQAIRQACRRLQASGLDGTIMYASGEPCPMCTAAIYWTGIEAVYVACSTRELLQAGYPDGLAHYHEDIRKPPEERSIPFHTVPVEGYLEPFRIWKELAGSE
- a CDS encoding SRPBCC family protein, with the translated sequence MENQRKLPAIRQTVLLNAPIDRVWKAVSTSEGIAAWFMPNDFQPEVGSTFTLQTPFGPLPCEVLELDPPHRLVFSWDTSGWRVTFELKERGGQTEFTLVHDGWGAPEEIIPKGRDTNAAIRDRMDHGWKEIVQVRLRNYVEG
- a CDS encoding ArsR/SmtB family transcription factor; this encodes MTTSTKHDVFQAIADPTRRQILKLLAEQEMPVTRIAGHFPVSRTAVSKHLRVLSEAGLVTERKEGREKRYRLRSEPLLELKEWLSYFEGFWEDRLARLKDMVESDGD
- a CDS encoding TrmH family RNA methyltransferase, with amino-acid sequence MRPSARETARSEEFIQRLIHTGLLREEERWISDMILPERLMRLHRVLNQRTRYISVLLEAIDDGHNQAAVLRTADAFGVQNISVVEGDKPFHPNKKITQGSHKWLTIKKHPDLRSAVGELRSEGYQICVTYLGGDAVPIGEIDLSRPTVLLFGNEHRGISEEAAELADQKFYIPMVGFVQSFNISVAAALTLQEVTKRARETAGDRYFLTGEEKRELFLEWIMQTLRPPLRERVRKTLEETKRSSGDQGKGIPLSV
- a CDS encoding PaaI family thioesterase, translated to MSRDSGNASTLIDLLGIEPVELSPDRVVMKMPVDSRHHQPYGLLHGGASVVLAETAASYGAYLNCDPEKEYVVGLEINANHVRSKRDGTVTAEATPLHKGRSTMVWDIRICDEAGRLICISRCTVAVVPRSSGGEGKD
- the asnB gene encoding asparagine synthase (glutamine-hydrolyzing); the encoded protein is MCGFVALLHKKQVPVEIETVKKMTRVVLHRGPDSEGFHLDKRVGLGFRRLSIIDLEKGEQPLCNETGEIWIVFNGEIYNYQELRDWLEQKGHRFKTDSDTETILHLYEEMGMDCPRFLRGMFGFVIWDGQKDLLFGARDHFGIKPVYWTETSEAYAFGSEIKSLLELDGVPREVNPVSFHRYLTFQYVPDPDTMFQGIHKIPPAHRFLVEKDKLTVAPYWTAQFLPERDHTISYHVEKTKEALAESVAKHRGSDVPRGAFLSSGVDSSAIAALLSRHEEVKTFTVGFDVGGYSELEIARRTASKLGTDHHELLVSSRRYLEELPRLVWHQDEPVADPSAIALYFVAQLASRHVTVVLSGEGADEFFGGYNIYREPEALRMFSRIPRSLRGELGKMAARLPRGMKGRGFLLRGSKTVEERYFGNAFIFDEDLKERIVADSTALKDHHPWEVTWPIYSRVDAMDDVTKMQYLDIHTWLCGNILMKADKMTMANSLELRVPFIDCKVFEVASRIPAEYKIRDGTTKWVLREAMKDVLPEEIHSRKKLGFPVPIRHWLRKEFYAWAREKLAGGRVDHWINKAEAARLLEMHKDGRFDYSRQIWTLLIFILWHEIYIERSVRFHPHVGPHVFERRQKNLRTKTG